A segment of the Acidobacteriota bacterium genome:
TCCACATCAAGGCCACCATCCAGACCACCCCGCCCAAAGTCACCAGGATCCCGGCGACAAGTCCGGTCAGGGTATTTCCCTCGAGTTCAAAGCCCAACAGAACCGCGGCCATCCTGTCGAAAGCGTCCTGGATCAAGGGAAGGTTGCAGATGGCGGCCGCCAGGAGCAGGGGCATCCGGGCCATGGCCTGTGTGCCTGCAACGTCGATAGGCCGCACGGCGCTCTTGCTGAAGAGCAGAGCCACCACCAACAACAGCAGGGTGAACACGGCCCAGTTCACCAATCCCTCCACGACCGGCACCCACAGCGCAACTTCGTTGCCCGCATGAACGTCGAGCAACCCATCGAAGCGAATGCCGGCCCCGGCGGCCGCCAGTCCGGCCACCACAATCCCGGCCAGACCGACAATCAGGGAGCGGGCTCCGGCGATACGAACGAACGGATTGAAGAGCCACCGGCCGATGGTCATCTCCTGTTGCATCTCCTGATGGGTCGAGGGGCTATTCTCCATCTTTCACCTCATTTCCGTCGGGAGCCTCCATGGCATCGCTCAGCAGGGAAATCAGATCGTCCAGCCGGTTGCGAACGGTCGGATAGGATACCCCGTAGAGCCTGGCCATCTGCTTGAGGCTCCCGCTGCTCAATATGAATGACAGGGCGAACTGCTGGTCGTCGTCGGAGAGACGGGCGAGCGCGGGCAGCGGGTAGTTCCCGCTTACCAGGGTCTCACAGCCCGGGCAGGCAAGCTGGGCCACGCGCAGGCCGACTCCGCAACTGGGGCAGGACTTGGGTAGCTGTCCTTGCATGGGGTCACTTTTACCACAAATATTAATTATATTAAATAATTAGTTTATAAAACTTACTTAATTATTAACTATATTAATGAGCTTTTTGCAAAATCCGCACCGGGGCAGGTCATCTTGCCTGCATACCTGTGTTCCTGCCTTTTTCAATATCAG
Coding sequences within it:
- a CDS encoding DUF2089 family protein; the encoded protein is MQGQLPKSCPSCGVGLRVAQLACPGCETLVSGNYPLPALARLSDDDQQFALSFILSSGSLKQMARLYGVSYPTVRNRLDDLISLLSDAMEAPDGNEVKDGE